The DNA region GTGTACGTCCAGCCCGTCGGCGTTGGCCGCCGCGATCACCGGCGCGCTGACGTCGATGTCCTGGCGCCCGAACAGGCCGCCCTCGCCGGCATGGGGGTTGAGCGCGGCGACCGCGATCTTCGGCCTGGCCAGGCTCAGCCCCTTCAGCGCCGTGTCGGTGAGGTCGATGACGCGGCGCAGGCGCTCCGGGGTCAGGCGCCGAGGCACGTCCTCCAGGGCGACGTGGGTGGTGACGTGCGAGACCCGCATGGTGCCGTGGGCCAGCATCATCACCGAGCCGCGCACGCCGGTCAGCTCCGCCAGCATCTCGGTGTGGCCGGCGTAGTGGTAGCCGGCCTTGTTGAGCGCCTCCTTGTTGAGCGGCGCGGTGACGATGCCGCCGATCCGCTCGGCCAAGGCGAGGCGGACGCCGGCCTCGATCGCCTTGTAGGCGAAGCGGCCGCCGTCGGCGGAGAGCCGGCCGGGCTCGATCGGCGCGCCCTCGGCATCCGCCTGGAGGCAGCACAGCGCCGGCCAGTCGCCGTCCTCGGCGACTTCGGCGACCTCGGGGACGGGCTCGGGCAGGAGGCCGAGCGCCCGTTCCGCGCGGCGCAGGGCCGGGACGCTGCCGATGACGACGAGCCTGAGGTCGCCCGCGTCGATCCGGTCCCTCAGCCGGGCGGCGGCCTTGACGATGATCTCCGGGCCGATGCCGGCCGGATCGCCCATGGTGATGGCGAGATGTGAGGTCACGCGTCGCTCCTGCTGCGCGGAAAGCCGTTCTGGTGGAGGAGATCGCGCCAGACGCCGTCTGTTCCGAAGGCGCCGGACTTCGAGACGACCGGCAGGCCGTCCCAGCGGCCGCCCCGGAGGGTGGAGCGGGGCAGGCCGGGCGCGACCTGCCCGGTGACGTCGAGGCGCGCGGCGGAGAGGGCGAGGCAGAGCGCCTTCAGGGTCTCGCCGCCGGCGACCAGCAGCGTGCCGGGCCGCGGGATGCGGTCGATCACGCCCGCGAAGGCGGCGGCGATCCGCGCCGCGGCGTCCTCGCGGGCGGTGCCCTCGGGCAGCGCGAGGCTCGCGAGGACGACGCCGTCGCGGTCGAGGCGCGCGGCCACCGCGGCGGCAGGGTCGGGGTCGCTCGCCGACAGGACGAGGTGGTGGGTGCCGCAGGCCGCGAGCTGCGCCGCGGTCTCGGGTCGGTCCGAGCCGAACAGGCCGAGGACCGGGCCGGCGAGGCGGTCGTCGCCCGGCGCCACCGCGCCGCGCGCCAGGGCGGCGGCGAGGCCGCCGCTGCCGCACCACAGGACCGGACCGTCTGCCGGCAGCGCCGCGACGGCGGCGAGGTCCTCGTCCGTCCGGGCATCGTAGACGGCGACGCCGTCCACCGGACCGTCCGCCACCGACGCCCGGCGGGCGGAGAGACCGGCCTCGCACAGGGCCCGCGCCATGTCCCCCGAGACTGGCTCGAAGCCCGCGCCGCGCCGGGCGAGCTGCCGTCCACCCTCCGTGCGGCGTCCCTGATACGGGAAGGCCGGCGCCACGACGCAGCGCTGCCAGGTCCCGGTCCGCAGCACCGCCGCGAGCTCGGCCGCCCAGGGGCCGCGCAGCAGGCTGTCGACCTTCTTGAAGGCGATGCCGGCCCCGTCCAGCCGGGGCGCGAGGGCGCCGACGATCCGCCCGGCGGCCTCCGCCGACATTTCCCGCGTTCCGGAATCGATCGCCAGGCAGCCGGTCGGGCTCCCGGCGGCCTCCGCGGCCAGGATCTCGGGCCACGCCACAGGAATCGCCCCGCACAGCCCGGTGAAGCCCGCGGCCGTGTCGAGGGTGCCGGTGAGATCGTCGGCGATGAGGCGCAGGCAGGTCATGTCGGGCGGATCATGGCGGGAGCCTCGCCGGCCGCGCCGCCCGGCCGAGCGCGGCTCGCGTGCTTGTTGTCAGGTTGTCGCGAGGCATACAGACCGGCCGGCGCGGCGGTCAAGCGGGCGGCGCGGTGGCGCCGGCCCCCGCGGGCCGGCCGAGCGCGAGATCGAGGAGCCGCCCCTCGAACAGCCGGTCGCGGGACGCGGCGATGTGGGCGGCCATGCGGCCGCGGGCGCCCGCGCCGTCGCCGCCCTCGATCGCCGCGAAGATCCCGCGGTGCTCCGCCAGCACGCCGCGCAGGCCGGAGCGCGGGCCCTGCAGGGCGAGGCCGTGGATCGTCATGCCCACGGCGACGTGGGATTGCAGGGCCTCCAGGCAGGCCGCGTAGTAGTGGTTGTTCGAGGCCGCCGCGATCGCGTGGTGGAAGGCGAAATCGGCGTCCGCCCGGTGCTGCTCCTGCCGGGTCGCGACCGCGAGACGGTCCAGAGCTGCCGCGATCCGGTCGAGGGCCGCCGCGTCGCGGCGCAGCGCGGCTTGGTAGGCGGCCTCCGGCTCGAGGGTGAGGCGGAACTCGTAGCAGCGCTGGATATCGGCGACGCTCTCCACGGGGGCGAAGCCCGGGGCCGGGCGCGCCGGCCGCGCCCGCACGAAGCTGCCAGCCCCCTGTCGCGAGACGATCGCGCCCTCGCGGCGCAGCCGGTCGAGGGCGGCCCGCACAACCGGGCGCGAGACCTGGAAGCGCCCCGCGAGGTCGTGCTCGCTCGGGAGCCGCGCGTCGGGCCCGTAGGTGCCGTTGGCGATGCCCGTGCGGATCGCCTCATAGAGGCCGTCGGCCAGGGAGGCGGGCCGTGCCGGCCCCGCGCCGCGGACCGCCCGCCGCCCGGGCGACTCCGCCGGGTCGGGGGAGCCGGACAGGGAAGGGGACATCGCTGACGACATCCGGGACGCCTCCGTGGATCGAGCCGGGCCGCGCCGAGTCGGCGATGAGCCCGCGGAGTTGTCAACATTTGCACCGTTCCGGCCGCGAGTTGCGCGGACTTGTCGAAAGGTTGTAGCAGCCCGCCCGGGGGGTAAGCGGGTGCCAGGGCTCGGGACAGGGCGGCACCGGAAGGGCGACCCATGCAGATTCCCATCAAGCGCTCCCTGGAGCGCGTGCCCGGCGGCCTGATGGTGGTGCCGCTGTTCCTGGGCGCGATCCTCCACACGCTCTTCCCGAACACCGCGACCTTCTTCGGCTCGTTCACCGGCGCGCTGTTCAACGGCGCGCTGCCGATCCTGGCGGTGTTCTTCGTCTGCATGGGCGCGGGCATCGATTTCCGCGCCACCCCGGCGATCGCCCGCAAGGGCGGCGTCCTGCTGGCCGCCAAGGTCGGCATCGCGGCGATCATGGGCGTGGTGTTCGGCCAGCTCCTCGGCGAGGCGCCGGTGGTGGGCGGGGCCTTCGCGGGGATCTCGACGCTGGCGATCGTCGCCGCCATGAACGACACCAACGGCGGGCTCTACCTCGCGCTGATGGGGCAGTTCGGCCGCCCGAAGGATGCCGGCGCCTACGCGATCATGAGCCTCGAATCCGGGCCGTTCCTCACCATGGTGACCCTCGGGCTGGCGGGCCTGTCGGCCTTCCCGTGGCCGACGCTGGTGGGCAGCATCCTGCCGCTGCTGATCGGGATGATCCTCGGCAACCTCGACCGCGACATGCGCGCCTTCCTGTCGGGGGCGGCGCCGGTGATGATCCCGTTCTTCGCCTTCGCCCTCGGCTTCGGACTCGACCTCGCCAAGATCTGGCAGGCGGGCCTCCTCGGCATCGGCCTCGGCGTGGCGGTGGTGGCGATCACCGGGGCCGGCCTGTTCGTCGCCGACCGGCTCACCGGGGGCAACGGCGTGGCGGGCGTCGCCGCCGCCTCGACGGCCGGCAACGCCGCCGCCGTGCCGGCGATCATCGCGGCCGCCAACCCGGCCTACAGGGAGGCCGCCGGCCCCGCCACCGTGCTGGTGGCGGCGAGCGTGGTGGTCACGGCGCTGCTGGTGCCGCTGCTGACCGCCTTCGTGGCGGCGCGGGTCCGCCCGGACGCGGCCGAAGCGGATCCGGCGCCGGTCCCCACCCCCGCGCCGACCGCGCCCTGATCCGTCGCGCGGGCCGGCCGCCCGTCCCGCGCGACCGGCGGCAACCGAAATCTTCGAGTCCGGTTGTCCCTCCAGGGAGCGCGGCACGGCCGCGCCTGACGGCGAACCGGAGCGGGCACAGCATGTCGACCGAAATCAGAGGCAAGACGCATATCGACATCTACGACCGCGCCACCCGCGAGGAGTGGGCGCAGCGTTTCGGCGTCAGCGAGGAGCGGCTTCGCAAGGCGGTGACGATGGTCGGGAGCCGGATCACCAGCGTCGCCGCCTATCTCGACAAGCCGGCCTCCTGAGACCGGCGTCGTGGAAGTGCCCCCCGATTTCCGTCCGCCTCCGGATCATCCGATGGCGGGGACACAGACGCCCGGGTCCGAGTCCGGCCCCGCGCCGGGGCCCGCATCCGGGGCCGACGAGGCGGCACCGCAGCCTTCGGCACGGTCGCCCGACACGATCACGTTCGAGCAGATCCGCGAGCGGGCCTACGAACTCTGGGAGCGCAACCACCGGCCCGAGGGCTTCGAGATCGAGTTCTGGCTGCTGGCCGAGCGCGAATTGCGCAAGGAGCGGGATCGCCAGAAGGCCGAGGCGGCGCCGGCAGCTCCGAGATCCGATCCGCCGCCGGCCTGACGGCGTTCGACCGTCTCCAGAGACGGCCCCGGGTCGCGGCGGACCCGGGGCCGGTCGGCCGTCAGGCCTCGATCGCCGTCCGGGCTTCCTTCACCGCCGCCTCGAAGGCCACGAACGCCGTGGTCGCCGAGTCCCAGGCCTGGCCGCGCACGTGGCGGACAAGGGCGGCCGCCTGCTCGCGGGCCTGCGCCAGGGGCGTCTCGATGGCGGGCGGCCGCGTCGCGTCGGCGGGGACCCCCTCCGGCGGCGTGTCGGTCGAGCGCATGCCGACCAGGGTCGCCGCGATGGCGCGCCGCCACGCGGCGCAGTCCGCCGACAGGCGGATCACCCGCTGATCCGCGGTGGCTCCGGTCTGCCGGTCGAGCAGGGTGCGGCCGAGATCCTCGATCCGTCCGAGCTGCGCGAGGGCGTCGCCGATCTCCCGGCGCGCCTTGTCGGTCCCTTCCGCGATGCGGCCGACGTTCTGGGCGATGTCGCCGGTGGCCTGCATCTGCTGGCCGAGGATCTCCGAGGCCTCGCGCATCTGCGCCGCGACGTTCGCGACGGCGCCGCTCTCGGCCTCCACGCGGGCGTTGGCCCGCACCATCGCGGCCGCGCCGGCCTCGACGGCGTGGCGGCTGCGCGACACGGCGGCCTGCATCGCCGCCATTTCCTCGCGCAGGCCGCTGACCCGCGCCCGGATCTCGTCCGTCGCCTTGGCGGTCTGCGCCGACAGCGTCTTCACCTCGGCGGCGACCACCGCGAAGCCGCGCCCGGCCTCGCCGGCCCGCGCCGCCTCGATCGTGGCGTTGAGCGCCAGCAGGTTGGTCTGGGCCGAGATCGCCGCGATGGTGCCGGCCATCTCCTCGATCCGCAGCGCGGCGGTCGAGAAGCTGTCGAGCCGGCCGCCGATCTCCTCGGTGCCCTCCTCGATCCCGCGCATGCCGTCGGTGGCCCGGTGCAGGTCGCCCACGCAGGTGGCGATGCCGGCCCGGGCCGTCTCAGCCATCTCGGCCGCCGACGACGAGCGGGCGGCGATCTCACCGGTGGTCGCGGCGAGTTCCTCGCTGGCGGCCGCGATGAGGCGGGCCTGCTCGGCGGTGCCGGAGGCGTCGTGGGTCATCCAGCCGATCGAGGTGCCGGCATCGGACGCGGAGGCGGACAGGCGCGCCAGGAGAGCCAGCCACTCCCGATCGACGGCCGGTTCCGTGACGGGACTTGGGGCCGTCTCGACCGGCGCGACAACCGCCGTCTCGACCGGTGCGGTCGCCGTCACCGGGGTTGCTAGCGCGTCAGGGGTCTGACGCTGCCGGCGCAAACTGAACATGCGGGCCTCTCCGACACTCTAATCGGGGCGCATGGTCACACAGAACCTTCAACCAATGGTGAAGGATAGACTAGTCTCTCGGCAAGCGTTGCGGGGCATCGTGCGGCGCAACAGGTCTTCTTCGAGAAGTTGCGCCCCCAGATAGCGCTCTATCAGGGGGCGCAATGCTTCATTCGCCTGTCAGGGCCGCCTTGGTGCGGGACCACCACCCGGCGCGCTTCGGCCGATCCGGATCGGACGGGGGCGTCAGCACGATCGCCACGGGCTCGGGCGCCGGCTCGGTGGGGGCGGCCCCGGGCGACGCGGTCTCGGGCGACGCGGCTTCGTGCGACGGGGCTTCGGCCTGCGCTCCGACGGTCTCCCGATCGGCCGCCGGTGCCGCGGACTCGGCCGGGGCCACCGGCAGGTCCACCGCGGTCTCGGCGTAGGCGGACGGTGCCGGCGCCGCCTCGACCGCCTCGGCCACCGCCTGGGCGCTCACCGGCTCCTCCGCCGACAGGGCGACGACGTCGCCCGCGGCCTCCGGCGCGTCGTCCTTCTCGGACGCCTCGCGGGAGCGGCCCTCGCTGCGCCCGCGCCCGCCCCGGCGTCCGCGGCGACGGCGACGGCCGCTCTCGTCCTCGGACCGGGCCGCCTCGTCCGAACCGGCCACGGTCTCGTCGGCCTCGCCGGCCTCCGCGGCGACGGCCGCGGCGGGAGCCTCGGTCCCGGCCGGCTGCTCGCCGTCCCAGTCCCCGTCGCTTCTCTCCTCGTCCGAACGGGCGCCGTCCTGCTGGTCGTCCTGCTGGTCGTCCTGATCGTCGTCGCCGCGATCGTCCTCGGCACGGCCCTCCTGGCGGCCGCCGCGCCGGCGGCGGCGCCGGCGCCGGCGGCGGCCCTCACCCTCCTCGCGCGACCCGTCCTCGCGGGCCTCGGCGCGGCCCTCGTCGGCCTCGCCCTCGGCTTCCGTCTCGACCTCGGCCTCGTCGGCTTCCTCGTCCTCGTCTTCGAACTCCATCGCGGGCGAGATCGCCTGGGCGCGCACGCCCGTCACCGGGCCCTCCGCCCGCTGGGCCGGCTCGCCGCGGTCGAGCTGGAACGGGGTGGTGGCCGCCAGCCGCTCGTCGGCCGCGATCGTGATCGTCACGCCGAAGCGCACCTCGAGCTCGCGCAGGTGCCCGCGCTTCTGGTTGAGGATGTAGAGCGCGATCTCGG from Methylobacterium sp. NMS14P includes:
- the pdxA gene encoding 4-hydroxythreonine-4-phosphate dehydrogenase PdxA produces the protein MTSHLAITMGDPAGIGPEIIVKAAARLRDRIDAGDLRLVVIGSVPALRRAERALGLLPEPVPEVAEVAEDGDWPALCCLQADAEGAPIEPGRLSADGGRFAYKAIEAGVRLALAERIGGIVTAPLNKEALNKAGYHYAGHTEMLAELTGVRGSVMMLAHGTMRVSHVTTHVALEDVPRRLTPERLRRVIDLTDTALKGLSLARPKIAVAALNPHAGEGGLFGRQDIDVSAPVIAAANADGLDVHGPVPGDTVFVKLRAGQYDAVVAMYHDQGHIPVKLLGFEIDPATGKWMDLSGVNITLGLPIIRTSVDHGTAFDIAGTGLANERSLIEAIEFAEKLAANRQAG
- a CDS encoding 2-keto-3-deoxygluconate permease; this translates as MQIPIKRSLERVPGGLMVVPLFLGAILHTLFPNTATFFGSFTGALFNGALPILAVFFVCMGAGIDFRATPAIARKGGVLLAAKVGIAAIMGVVFGQLLGEAPVVGGAFAGISTLAIVAAMNDTNGGLYLALMGQFGRPKDAGAYAIMSLESGPFLTMVTLGLAGLSAFPWPTLVGSILPLLIGMILGNLDRDMRAFLSGAAPVMIPFFAFALGFGLDLAKIWQAGLLGIGLGVAVVAITGAGLFVADRLTGGNGVAGVAAASTAGNAAAVPAIIAAANPAYREAAGPATVLVAASVVVTALLVPLLTAFVAARVRPDAAEADPAPVPTPAPTAP
- a CDS encoding FadR/GntR family transcriptional regulator: MSSAMSPSLSGSPDPAESPGRRAVRGAGPARPASLADGLYEAIRTGIANGTYGPDARLPSEHDLAGRFQVSRPVVRAALDRLRREGAIVSRQGAGSFVRARPARPAPGFAPVESVADIQRCYEFRLTLEPEAAYQAALRRDAAALDRIAAALDRLAVATRQEQHRADADFAFHHAIAAASNNHYYAACLEALQSHVAVGMTIHGLALQGPRSGLRGVLAEHRGIFAAIEGGDGAGARGRMAAHIAASRDRLFEGRLLDLALGRPAGAGATAPPA
- a CDS encoding methyl-accepting chemotaxis protein, giving the protein MFSLRRQRQTPDALATPVTATAPVETAVVAPVETAPSPVTEPAVDREWLALLARLSASASDAGTSIGWMTHDASGTAEQARLIAAASEELAATTGEIAARSSSAAEMAETARAGIATCVGDLHRATDGMRGIEEGTEEIGGRLDSFSTAALRIEEMAGTIAAISAQTNLLALNATIEAARAGEAGRGFAVVAAEVKTLSAQTAKATDEIRARVSGLREEMAAMQAAVSRSRHAVEAGAAAMVRANARVEAESGAVANVAAQMREASEILGQQMQATGDIAQNVGRIAEGTDKARREIGDALAQLGRIEDLGRTLLDRQTGATADQRVIRLSADCAAWRRAIAATLVGMRSTDTPPEGVPADATRPPAIETPLAQAREQAAALVRHVRGQAWDSATTAFVAFEAAVKEARTAIEA
- a CDS encoding DUF3606 domain-containing protein, whose amino-acid sequence is MSTEIRGKTHIDIYDRATREEWAQRFGVSEERLRKAVTMVGSRITSVAAYLDKPAS
- a CDS encoding DUF2934 domain-containing protein, giving the protein MAGTQTPGSESGPAPGPASGADEAAPQPSARSPDTITFEQIRERAYELWERNHRPEGFEIEFWLLAERELRKERDRQKAEAAPAAPRSDPPPA
- a CDS encoding four-carbon acid sugar kinase family protein, which encodes MTCLRLIADDLTGTLDTAAGFTGLCGAIPVAWPEILAAEAAGSPTGCLAIDSGTREMSAEAAGRIVGALAPRLDGAGIAFKKVDSLLRGPWAAELAAVLRTGTWQRCVVAPAFPYQGRRTEGGRQLARRGAGFEPVSGDMARALCEAGLSARRASVADGPVDGVAVYDARTDEDLAAVAALPADGPVLWCGSGGLAAALARGAVAPGDDRLAGPVLGLFGSDRPETAAQLAACGTHHLVLSASDPDPAAAVAARLDRDGVVLASLALPEGTAREDAAARIAAAFAGVIDRIPRPGTLLVAGGETLKALCLALSAARLDVTGQVAPGLPRSTLRGGRWDGLPVVSKSGAFGTDGVWRDLLHQNGFPRSRSDA